The sequence TACCCACCTCTATCCCACCTCCATGTCTCCGCTCTTGGTACATACCCGCGGCGCAACAAGGCTCGCCGCCCGCACCCTCACCGCCTGTGCCCTTGTGGCCCTCCTCGGGTTCGTGATCTCCCCAGCTACCCAGGCACAGACCGTGCTCTACCCGGGTCTCGAAGGTCAGTCGCTCATGGATGCCATCCGTGCTGACTTCACGCCAGCCAACACGCTCGGCTATGGCCCCGCCCGCGACTCGCTGTACGCCTACGAGCAGCGCGAGAAGGGGGCGGTCTGTGGGATCTACACGCAGTACTGCATCCAACTCACCCCCGGCGCTGATCCGTCCACGGACGCCTTTGGCAAGAACATCAACGCGGAGCACACCTACCCGCAGTCCTTAGGGGCGGGTAGCGAGCCCGCTCGGAGCGACATGCACAGCCTGTTCCCGGCGCGGGCCAACGTCAACTCCTCGCGAAGTAACCACCCGTTCGCCGAGATCCCCGACGATGAGGCAGACGCGTGGTACCGCGACGCCGCGTCTCAGAGCAACACGCCGACGACCGACAGCGAGGCGTGGAGCGAAAAGTCCAACAGCCACCCCGATCCCGCCTACTCGGGGCGGTTTGAGCCGCGCGAAGGGCGCGCTGGCGATGTGGCCCGGGCCGTTTTCTATTTCTACGCCATCTATCCGTCTGCCGACGCCTCCTTCTTCGCGGTCCAGAAGGACGACCTCGTGCAGTGGCACTATCAGGATCCTGCCGACCAGACAGAGCGTGATCGCTCCGCTTGGATTGCCGTGCGCCAGGGCGGGGAGAATCCGTTTGTGCTCGACTCCACGCTCGCGCGTCGCGCGTTCGGGCTACCGGCTGGTGGCATCGATGGGTCTGGAACCCTGGCTGGATCTGGGACCCCGTCTGAGCCGGGCGCCAGTCCGTTCGTGTGGGTCAACGAGGTGCACTACGACAACAACGGCCCGGACACCGGCGAAGGCATCGAGGTCGCCGGGCCTGCCGGGACCGACCTCACGGGCTATACGCTCGCGCTCTACAACGGGGACAACGGTACGGCGTACCGGACGGTCACGCTCGCTGGCGTGGTCGCGGACCAGCAGGGCGGCTATGGCACGGTCTGGTTTCCGGTCCGACTGCAGAACGGGCTCGCCAGGAAGCCGCCGCAGGGGAGCCCCGACGGGCTCGCGCTCGTGGACCCAGACGGCGGGGTGCTGCAGTTTCTCTCCTACGAGGGCACCCTCACCGCCACCAGAGGGCCTGCGTCGGGGATGACCTCGACGGACCTCGGTGTGGAGCAAGGCGTCGCGACGCCTGCGGGCTACAGCCTCCAAGTCGGCGGTAGCGGCAATCCAGCCCAGACGACCGCAGACGATTTCGTGTGGGAGGCGGCGCAGGTGGCCACGCCGGGAATGCCGAACGCCAACCAGACGCTCGGCGACGGCTTGGCTCCCGCTCCTGAGGTCGTGCTCTGGATCAACGAACTGCACTACGACAACTCCGGCGCGGACCGCGACGAGGGCGTGGAGGTGGCAGGCACGGCCGGGGCCGACCTCACGGGCTACACGCTCGCGTTGTATAACGGCAACGGCGGAGCGGTCTACCAGACGCGCGCGCTATCGGGCACGCTCGATGCCGAAGGCGGTGGGCTCGGCGCCGCATGGTTCGCCATAAGCGGGCTCCAGAACGGCAGCCCTGACGGGCTCGCGCTCGTGGACCCAGACGGTGCCGTCCTTCAGTTTCTCTCCTACGAGGGCACTCTTACGGCAATAGACGGCTCAGCGGTCGGGCTCACGTCGACAGACATCGGCGTGCAAGAGACGAGCGGCACCCAAGAGAGCCAGAGTCTCCAACTCGTGGGGACAGGGACTAGCTACGCCGACTTTACGTGGGCGGCGGCTCAGCAACACACACGCGGCTCTGAAAACCGGGGGCAGACCTTCGGGCAGGGCGCGGCGGCCCGGATAGCGCAGGGGGCACAGCCCGCCGACGCCTCGGTCTACCCGAACCCGGCGACGACCACAGCGCGCCTGGTGCTCGACTTCGCCGAGCCCGAGGCCGCAGTGCAGGTCGAGGTCTTCGACCTGCTAGGCCGCCGCCTCATGGCCCTCGATCAGGTCCCTCACAGCGGCCTCGACCTCGACGTGCGAGGGTGGGTACCGGGCGTCTACATCGTACGGGCACGGAGCGAAGCGGCGCGTACGACTCTTCGCTTCACCGTGTCGCGCTAGGGCCGTCCACCTAGTTCGGGGGCGGCGTCCGCCTGTCGCCCCCAGTACCAGTGAGAGCGCCCCGGTAGCCACCCGCGGTACCGGGGCGCTCTCACTGGTAGGCGTTGCTACAGCTCTGGCGGCGACGGGGTAGGGCGGCGTCGTGAGCGCCGAGTAGCCTCCGACTCGCCTCTAAGTCGCTGCGGCCTGGCTAAGGCGTGTGAGGGTATCCCGTACACCAGGGGCCGTGCGGCTATTACCCACCGTGCCTAGGTGGGAGGACAAACGCAGGCGCGCCATCGGTGCACCTTGGCTAGAGCAACCAGAGCGAGACGCCGGTCCATGTCTAGCGGTGTCACGGCTAGCCGTACGTCTTTCTCCAAGCCACGTTAAGCAACAGGCCCCGTCCTGGCAGGCCCTGCCCTGGCAGGCTCGCGCAGGATGGGGACCGTTGACAGCCAGGCCAGACCCATGCTCCACTACCGCACCATTTTGTACCCCGTCGATGTCGCAGCGCCTGCCGGGGCTGCCCAGCCCCTAGCCTTTGAGCTAGGTCGGCGCGCCGAGCGCATCCGTCTGCTCTACGTCGACTCTATCCTGGGCAGCGCCAGCCACGTGCAGCATGCCCGGCACCGCCTCGAAGCGCTCGGGGCTGAGGCCCCATGCCCCGTCGACGTGGCAGTGACCCATGCGATGACCCCGAGTACGGCCATCCTGGAGCATGCGGCGGCCCCCGACGTCGACCTCGTGGTGATGGACACCCACGGGCGACGCGGGCTCGCGCGCTTCGTGCTCGGCAGCGTGGCACGCGAGGTCGTGCGGGGTGCCCCGTGCCCCGTCGTGACTGCGCGGCCTGGTGCCGAGGAGGCGGTCCTGCCGACGCTAGCTGGCGGGTCGGTGCTCGTCGCCATCGACTTCTCCGAGGCCTCGGCGGAGGCCGTGCGCCAGGCCTCCGATCTAGCAGATGCCCTCGCCGCGCGCGTGGACGTGCTCCACGTACCCGCACGGGTCAACCTCGACGGCCCGGTCGCGGAGAGCCCACCCGACCCTGGACACACTGTCCGGGCGGCGCGCGCCTACCGGGTGCGTGCGTTTGCTCGTGCCGCGCTGGATGGGACGCGCCACGAGGGTGCCGACCGGCTCGGAGACATCTGGGTCGAGACGGGCGCCCCCGCCGACGTGATCGTGCGCACGGCGACGGACCGCGCGAGCGGCCTCGTGGTGCTCGGCACGAAGGGCCTCTGCGGCGTCGGCCGCCTCGTCGAGGGCAGCATCGCGGAGGCCGTCGTGGCCGCCGCTCCCTGCCCCGTGCTCACGGTCAAGACGCCCGCCCGCTACGCGGAACTCGGTGTGGCTCAGCACGCGCATCTACCGCCCCCGCGCGCGCCGTCCGCATCCGTGCGCTGACCTACGCCCTCACCCCATCCATCCAGCCCGCGCGCTTGCGTGCAGAACCATGCTCCAGATCCGCCGCCTTCTCTTCCCGACCGACTTCTCCGACTGTGCCGAGTCTGCCTACCGGCACGCCTCCTACCTCGCCAACCACTTCGGCGCAGAGCTCCACGTCCTCCATGTGATCGAGGAGGGCCGTGACGACCCCGGCGACTGGGTCGCCGATCTTCGAATCACCCCGCTCGACATTGCCATCGACCTCGATCTCCCCGTGGAGCCCCAAGCCAAGGGAATGCCGCCTGCCCGCTTCGTGAGTGCCACCGAGACCGCGCCGCGCGCAGGCCCGGCGATCTTGCGCTACGCGGACGCGCACGAGATCGACCTCATCGTGATGGGGACCCATGGACGGCGTGGTATGCGGCGGTTCGTGATGGGCAGCGTCGCGGAGGAAGTGATGCAGACCGCCCCGTGCCCCGTGTTCACCATTGGCGGGGGTAAGGCATGCCAGGAGGCGTGGACGATTCGCCACGTCCTTGCTCCGGTGGACTTCTCCGAGCACGCTCGGGCATCCGCACGCCATGCGGCGGCCCTCGCCAAGGCCTACGGGGCCTCGCTTACGCTCGTCACCGTCGTAGACATGGCGGTGCTTCCAACGGCATCGGCTCCGTACCTGGATGTCTACCACATTCCGACGGACGACCTGGAGGCCCGCGCGCAGCGGCTCCTTGATGAGCAGGCGGCCGCGCTCCGCCGCGAGTTTCCCGAGCTCCCCCCGATCACCGCCTATGTGCAGATCGGCCGCCCGGCGAGTGCCATCGTGGAGGTGGCTGAGGAGGTCATGGCCGACTGCCTCGTGATGGGGAGCCACGGCCGGACGGGCATGGAGCGCCTGTTGATGGGCAGCGTCTCCGGCGAAGTCGTGCGGAGCGCCCCGTGCCCGGTCTTCGTCGTGAAGAGCTTCGGGCGGAAACTCCTCCCTCTAGCAAAAGCCGCCACGTCCGCGCCTGCTGTTGCGTTCGGCGAGTCCGCTGTCACCCTTGATGCCGGGGAGCGAGTCGCGGAAGAGCAGGACACGTCCATCGCCGGATCCTAGTCCATGCGCCTGCGTCCTCGTCAGTGACACCGATTCCGGTGAGAATGATGGTCACGTACACCTCCTCCACGGACCCCTGGGTCATCGATCCCACCGCCTTCCCGTATGGGGAGGACGACGAGGCCAAGCTGCGCTTTCTCGCGCGGTACGCCGCTCTGGCGCCGTCAAGCCACAACACGCAGCCCTGGCGGTTCCTGATCGGCGACGGCGCACTCACCCTCTATGCCGACTGGAGCCGCCGCCTGCCGGTGTCGGACCCGGACGACCGCGAACTCACGCTCAGCTGCGGCGCAGCGCTGTTCTTCCTCCGCATCGCTGCAATGCGCTACGGCCGGACGCCCGAGGTGCAACGTTTCCCCGATCCCATTCACCCCGATCTGCTGGCGGTGGTGCGTCTCGGAGGGCTGTGCTGCACGAGGCCCGACGCTAACGCCCTCTTCGCAGCGATCCCGCACCGACGCACCAACCGCGGGCCACTCGTGGGCGCGCCGCTCCGTCCAGGGCTGACCGATGAGCTCCGGCGCGCGGTCTGGAAGGAGGGAAGCCGCCTCGCCCTCTTCGAGGACGGTTCAGAGAAGAACGCTCTCGCCGACCTAGTGGCTGAGGGCGACCGAGCGCAGTTCGCCGACCCAGCGTTCCGCGCAGAACTCGCTGCATGGGTCCGCCCCCCGGCCGCGGGCGACGGGCTCACGTTGCACGGCCTCGGCGTGCCTGCCGCGCTCGACGGGTTAGCCCCCGCTGCTGCTGCGGTGCTTCGACGTTTCGACTTGGGACGTGGGCAGGCTGCGCGCGATCGCGAACTTGCTGCGGGTGCGCCGCTGCTCGGTCTGCTCGCCTCGCGGGAGGACACCCCGCTAGCCTGGCTGCGAACGGGGGAGGCGCTCGGATGTCTGCTCCTACGATCCCAGCTCGAAGGGATGCAGGCGTCGTATCTCAATCAGCCCATCCAGGTCCCGGCGCTCCGCGAGGAAGTCGAGCGGACGTTCTGCCCCGGTTGGCGCCCCCAGGTGCTGCTGCGCCTCGGCTTCGGGGCGACGGTCCCGCCCTCGGCGCGGCGGCCGTTCGACGACGTGGTGCGTTGAGAGAGTAGGCTAGAGCACGCGGCCTAGCCCGGGCGCGAGGGCATTGGCTCCCACCCGGGCGCCTTGCGTTTGTGCTGCCCGCGGCGACTTGTCCAACGTCAGTCCGTCTCCACGCGCAGGCCATCGGCTAGGTCGTCGCTGGGGTGCGTCACCACAAGGGCGCCTGCGTCCAGACCTGCGGCTACCTCGGCCCACAGGCCCGCGCGGTACCCTACCTCTACGGGCGTCACCCGGGCGCGTCCCTCCTCGACGGCGAAGACGGCCCAGCCGCCGTCCTGCTCGAAGAGCGCGCTCATCGGTACGCGCAGCGCGTCGTCATCCTCCCACTCGACGAACCGGACGCGAACGCGGTAGCCGTGGCCCAGCCGGAGCGGCGTCTCGGCCTGTGCGGCCTCGGTGAGGTCCACGTGGACGAACACCCGCTGCTCCTCGACGCCGAGCGCGGACACGTCGGTGAAGGCGACAGGCTCGACTTCGCGCACGCGCCCTTCGGCCGTCTGGCCGCCCGCCTCCACGAGCGCCCGCATGGCCGGGGCGAGCCGCGTGGCTTCCTCCGAGAGCACGTCGGCTACGACCTCCAGTGCAGATGGGTCGCCGACCTCCACGAGCGGCTGACCGGCTGCGACCACGCCCTCGCTCTCATGGTGGACGGCGAGCACAGCCCCGCCCGCCGGAGCGCGTACGGCGACGGCCCCGCCTCCCCGGGCTCCAGCGCTGGACTGCAGCAACGCTCGCACCGCCCTCAGTTCCTGGCGGGTGGCCTCGACGGCAGCCTCGGCGGCGGCCTGTGCGTCGGCAGCCTGGCGCGCCTCGGCCTCGTAGCGGTCGAGTTCGACAGCAGCGAGGATCGAGTCGGCGGCGAGCGGGCGCATCCGGTCGCGGGTGGCAGCAGCGAGGGTGGCCTGCGAGCGAGCGGCGGCGGCCTGCGCCTCGGCGGATCGCATCGCGGCCTCGGCGGCCTGAACGCGCGCACGCAGTTCGGCTTGGGTCCGTGCGTCGAGCGGCGTCGTTGGGACGGGTTCCAGCACGGCAAGTACCTCGCCCGCTTGGACGGCGTCGCCGACCTCGTGGGTTACGCGCTGCGCGAACCCAGACACGGGCGCAGCGACGACGTAGCGCTCCTCGACCTGCGCGATGCCCTCGGCATCGATGGTGACGAGTAGCGGGCCCGGCGCGACGGTGGCCGTCTCGACACGCTCGGGCTGCGGGCGGAACGCCCAGAGCAGGACCAGCACCAGCACAGCAGCGGCGGTGATCAGGAGGAGGCGTTTGCGGATCGACATGGCAGGGGTGCGCTGTTTGTTGAGGCGCGCTATTCGCGAGTCTTGAGGACGGCGATCAGGTCAAGGCGGTGCAGCTTGCGGCTCACCACGAGTGCCGAGACGGCTGCTGCGCCCACGATCACGAGCGCCACGAAGGCGTAGCTCCCTCGGGTGAGCACGAACGGCATGCGGAAGAACTCCGTCTGGAGCGCGTCGATATAAAGGGTGCAGAAGCCCGTCCCAAGCGCGAGGCCAAGCGGGAGCGACATAAGCACGAGCACGGCGAGTTCGCCGAAGAAGAGGTAGGCCACTTCGCCGCGCGTGAAGCCCAGCACGCGGAGGCTGGCGAGTTCGCGGCCCCGCTCGGCCAGCGACAGCCGCGCGGTGTTGTAGACCACGCCAAAGGCGATCGCGGCCGCGAAGCCGCTCAGGATGAGGGTGAAGACGAGCAGGTTCTCGGCGAACGTCTCTTCGAGCGAGGCGCGGGCGTCGTAGAGCGCGGTGGCGCTGAGGACAACGGGGCGCTCGCGGAGCGCGTCGTAGAGCGCGGGCAGGGCCTCGGCGTCGGCGGCAAGCCAGGCCCCAGAGAGCACGTCGCCCTCGCCGAGGAGTCGGTTCAGCGCGCGCCGCTCCATGTAGACGCCCGCCCCGATGAACTCGTGGACGACGCGCCCGACAGGGACCGTCCACACGGGCTGTGCTCCCTCCTGCACGGCGACCGTGAGCGTGTCACCCACGGCCACGCTGAAGTAGTCGGCGATGAAGGCGGAGAGGACGAGGCCTTCGGGCGGCAGCGCGACGGGCACAAGCTCGGCGTCGAGCACGCGGGCGAGGTCGCTGCGGGCGGCCATGCCGGTGATCCCAGCGTCGTAGGTGCGGTGGGCCCGGCGCAGCTCCGCGCTCACCATCCGGAAGGGCTCCACATGGCGCACCCCGGGCAGTCGCTCCAACTCGAGTCCGGCGCGGGCGGCACGCGGCTCCACGAACATTACCTGCACGTCCTCACGGTGTGCGCGGTCGAACTGTACGTCCAGGATGAGGTCGATGGCGTCGCCAGAGGTGCGGCCGAGGAGCACGATCGCGCAGGCCATGGCGATGCCGATCGCTGAGAGGAGCGCACGGCCAGGGCGGCGTTCGAGCGAGCGGAGAATCATGCGGTCCTGCGCGCCGAGCCAGCGGCCCAGCCCGAGGCGCTCCACGAACGAGGTATGGTAGCGCGGCGGTGGGGGCGGACGCATCGCCTCGGCGGGCGGCAGCCGGACGGCCTGCGCGACGGCCCGCGCCGTGCCGGCCAGGGCGATGGCCACCGTCAGCACGGCAGCGAAGAGCGCCGTCCCGAGCCGTGCTTCGTAGATGAGCGTCGGAAAGCGGTAGAACTCTAGGTACATCTCGCCGAGGCCGCGCCCGGCCCACAGCCCAACGACGACGCCCACGAGCGCGCCCAGGAGCGCGATCACGAGCACGAGCCCAGCGTAGTGTCGCCCGACCTCGGCCGTGCTGTAGCCGAATGCCTTGAGCGTGGCGATCTCCTCGCGCTGCGTTTGCACGAGCCG comes from Bacteroidota bacterium and encodes:
- a CDS encoding endonuclease — translated: MSPLLVHTRGATRLAARTLTACALVALLGFVISPATQAQTVLYPGLEGQSLMDAIRADFTPANTLGYGPARDSLYAYEQREKGAVCGIYTQYCIQLTPGADPSTDAFGKNINAEHTYPQSLGAGSEPARSDMHSLFPARANVNSSRSNHPFAEIPDDEADAWYRDAASQSNTPTTDSEAWSEKSNSHPDPAYSGRFEPREGRAGDVARAVFYFYAIYPSADASFFAVQKDDLVQWHYQDPADQTERDRSAWIAVRQGGENPFVLDSTLARRAFGLPAGGIDGSGTLAGSGTPSEPGASPFVWVNEVHYDNNGPDTGEGIEVAGPAGTDLTGYTLALYNGDNGTAYRTVTLAGVVADQQGGYGTVWFPVRLQNGLARKPPQGSPDGLALVDPDGGVLQFLSYEGTLTATRGPASGMTSTDLGVEQGVATPAGYSLQVGGSGNPAQTTADDFVWEAAQVATPGMPNANQTLGDGLAPAPEVVLWINELHYDNSGADRDEGVEVAGTAGADLTGYTLALYNGNGGAVYQTRALSGTLDAEGGGLGAAWFAISGLQNGSPDGLALVDPDGAVLQFLSYEGTLTAIDGSAVGLTSTDIGVQETSGTQESQSLQLVGTGTSYADFTWAAAQQHTRGSENRGQTFGQGAAARIAQGAQPADASVYPNPATTTARLVLDFAEPEAAVQVEVFDLLGRRLMALDQVPHSGLDLDVRGWVPGVYIVRARSEAARTTLRFTVSR
- a CDS encoding universal stress protein, with the translated sequence MLHYRTILYPVDVAAPAGAAQPLAFELGRRAERIRLLYVDSILGSASHVQHARHRLEALGAEAPCPVDVAVTHAMTPSTAILEHAAAPDVDLVVMDTHGRRGLARFVLGSVAREVVRGAPCPVVTARPGAEEAVLPTLAGGSVLVAIDFSEASAEAVRQASDLADALAARVDVLHVPARVNLDGPVAESPPDPGHTVRAARAYRVRAFARAALDGTRHEGADRLGDIWVETGAPADVIVRTATDRASGLVVLGTKGLCGVGRLVEGSIAEAVVAAAPCPVLTVKTPARYAELGVAQHAHLPPPRAPSASVR
- a CDS encoding universal stress protein, whose protein sequence is MLQIRRLLFPTDFSDCAESAYRHASYLANHFGAELHVLHVIEEGRDDPGDWVADLRITPLDIAIDLDLPVEPQAKGMPPARFVSATETAPRAGPAILRYADAHEIDLIVMGTHGRRGMRRFVMGSVAEEVMQTAPCPVFTIGGGKACQEAWTIRHVLAPVDFSEHARASARHAAALAKAYGASLTLVTVVDMAVLPTASAPYLDVYHIPTDDLEARAQRLLDEQAAALRREFPELPPITAYVQIGRPASAIVEVAEEVMADCLVMGSHGRTGMERLLMGSVSGEVVRSAPCPVFVVKSFGRKLLPLAKAATSAPAVAFGESAVTLDAGERVAEEQDTSIAGS
- a CDS encoding nitroreductase, whose product is MMVTYTSSTDPWVIDPTAFPYGEDDEAKLRFLARYAALAPSSHNTQPWRFLIGDGALTLYADWSRRLPVSDPDDRELTLSCGAALFFLRIAAMRYGRTPEVQRFPDPIHPDLLAVVRLGGLCCTRPDANALFAAIPHRRTNRGPLVGAPLRPGLTDELRRAVWKEGSRLALFEDGSEKNALADLVAEGDRAQFADPAFRAELAAWVRPPAAGDGLTLHGLGVPAALDGLAPAAAAVLRRFDLGRGQAARDRELAAGAPLLGLLASREDTPLAWLRTGEALGCLLLRSQLEGMQASYLNQPIQVPALREEVERTFCPGWRPQVLLRLGFGATVPPSARRPFDDVVR
- a CDS encoding efflux RND transporter periplasmic adaptor subunit; amino-acid sequence: MSIRKRLLLITAAAVLVLVLLWAFRPQPERVETATVAPGPLLVTIDAEGIAQVEERYVVAAPVSGFAQRVTHEVGDAVQAGEVLAVLEPVPTTPLDARTQAELRARVQAAEAAMRSAEAQAAAARSQATLAAATRDRMRPLAADSILAAVELDRYEAEARQAADAQAAAEAAVEATRQELRAVRALLQSSAGARGGGAVAVRAPAGGAVLAVHHESEGVVAAGQPLVEVGDPSALEVVADVLSEEATRLAPAMRALVEAGGQTAEGRVREVEPVAFTDVSALGVEEQRVFVHVDLTEAAQAETPLRLGHGYRVRVRFVEWEDDDALRVPMSALFEQDGGWAVFAVEEGRARVTPVEVGYRAGLWAEVAAGLDAGALVVTHPSDDLADGLRVETD
- a CDS encoding ABC transporter permease; translation: MRALAKKRWRDLWSLRGPAAAIALVLACGVVVFVASAGMLDALRTSQAAFYRAERFADVFASAARAPEAVRTRIEAIPGVSVVDTRVKAMAKLEVPGYTEPVSGLFVSLPETGRPALNGVHLRAGRLPDPLRADEVVVSDAFAEAQGLRTGSTIAAILNGRRQPLTIVGLALAPEFVYQITPGAVFPDVERFAIVWMRRPALAAAYDYVGAFNDVALTLAPGADAEAVLARLDALLDPYGGTNAIAREDQPSHYFLSEEFRQLEQSATILPALFLAVAAFLLSVVVTRLVQTQREEIATLKAFGYSTAEVGRHYAGLVLVIALLGALVGVVVGLWAGRGLGEMYLEFYRFPTLIYEARLGTALFAAVLTVAIALAGTARAVAQAVRLPPAEAMRPPPPPRYHTSFVERLGLGRWLGAQDRMILRSLERRPGRALLSAIGIAMACAIVLLGRTSGDAIDLILDVQFDRAHREDVQVMFVEPRAARAGLELERLPGVRHVEPFRMVSAELRRAHRTYDAGITGMAARSDLARVLDAELVPVALPPEGLVLSAFIADYFSVAVGDTLTVAVQEGAQPVWTVPVGRVVHEFIGAGVYMERRALNRLLGEGDVLSGAWLAADAEALPALYDALRERPVVLSATALYDARASLEETFAENLLVFTLILSGFAAAIAFGVVYNTARLSLAERGRELASLRVLGFTRGEVAYLFFGELAVLVLMSLPLGLALGTGFCTLYIDALQTEFFRMPFVLTRGSYAFVALVIVGAAAVSALVVSRKLHRLDLIAVLKTRE